Proteins from a genomic interval of Marmota flaviventris isolate mMarFla1 chromosome 8, mMarFla1.hap1, whole genome shotgun sequence:
- the LOC114098997 gene encoding olfactory receptor 5K3-like, whose product MTKDNHSLTTEFILMGFTDNPNLKTFLFFVFFAIYLVTMVGNLGLVALIYMEHHLHTPMYIFLGNLALMDSLCSCAVTPKMLENLFSEKSRMSLYECMAQFYFLCLAETTDCFLLTAMAYDRYVAICRPLQYHTLMSKKLCIQMTTGAYVGGNLHPMVEVGLLLRLAFCGSHQINHFFCDVLPLYRLSCVDPYINELMLFILARSILIFTIAIVLISYFYILFTIFTMKSKKGRGKALSTCASHFLSVSIFYGSLLFLYARSSTVNEEDKDIPVAIFYTLVVPLLNPFVYTLRNKEVINIMKRILKKDFYEILPDYDLRSKRLVHVIFFLQAILCIQSPSYTTALKIIISTYGLSAGPLEFPRYCTSIRTVDVNYNELWPKRSQNVA is encoded by the exons ATGACTAAGGACAACCACTCCTTGACAACTGAATTTATCCTCATGGGATTTACAGATAACCCAAATCTtaagacctttttgttttttgtattttttgccaTCTATCTGGTCACCATGGTGGGAAATCTAGGGTTGGTGGCCTTGATTTACATGGAGCACCATCTTCACACACCAATGTACATCTTCTTGGGCAACCTGGCTCTCATGGATTCCTTGTGTTCCTGTGCTGTCACTCCCAAGATGCTAGAGAACTTGTTTTCTGAGAAAAGTAGGATGTCCCTCTATGAATGCATGgcacagttttattttctctgtcttgCTGAGACTACAGACTGCTTTCTTCTCACAGCAATGGcttatgaccgctatgtggccatatGCAGACCACTGCAGTACCACACCCTGATGTCAAAGAAACTCTGCATTCAGATGACCACAGGAGCCTACGTAGGTGGAAACCTGCATCCCATGGTTGAAGTAGGGCTTTTGTTAAGATTGGCTTTTTGTGGATCTCATCAAATCAATCACTTCTTTTGTGATGTCCTTCCATTATACAGACTCTCCTGTGTTGATCCTTATATCAATGAATTGATGTTATTTATCTTGGCAAGGTCAATTCTCATCTTTACTATTGCCATAGTTCTAATCTCTTATTTCTACATCCTTTTCACTATATTCACAATGAAATCCAAAAAGGGAAGGGGCAAAGCTCTATCTACTTGTGCATCCCACTTTCTCTCTGTGTCAATATTCTATGGTTCTCTGCTCTTCCTGTATGCTCGATCAAGTACAGTTAATGAAGAGGATAAAGATATACCGGTTGCTATATTTTATACTCTAGTTGTTCCTTTGTTAAACCCTTTTGTTTATACTCTAAGAAATAAGGAAGtaataaatattatgaaaagaaTTCTGAAGAAAGACTTTT ATGAGATCCTACCAGACTATGATTTGAGAAGTAAAAGGCTTGTGCATGTCATTTTCTTCCTGCAAGCCATATTGTGTATTCAGAGTCCATCCTACACAACAGCCCTTAAAATCATTATCTCAACATATGGCCTAAGTGCAGGGCCACTTGAGTTTCCAAGGTATTGCACTTCAATTAGGACTGTAGATGTTAATTATAATGAGCTCTGGCCCAAGAGGAGCCAGAATGTTGCTTAA